In Flavobacterium endoglycinae, one DNA window encodes the following:
- a CDS encoding TerB family tellurite resistance protein — MPFSELFDNEFKQRNRGHFSAIVRVAFADGRINQQEQEFLDKIASTLQISDEEYKEILADPWKHPINPPYLYTQRLERLYDLARMVHVDHHLGDLQEVMLRRMGLALGFTPGNVNHIVAKALSLVDKKVDLDTFLFEMENMNK; from the coding sequence ATGCCATTTTCAGAATTATTTGATAACGAATTCAAACAAAGAAACAGAGGTCATTTCTCTGCAATTGTGCGTGTAGCTTTTGCTGACGGTAGAATCAACCAACAGGAACAAGAGTTTTTGGATAAAATTGCGTCGACATTGCAAATTTCAGACGAGGAATACAAAGAGATTCTTGCTGACCCTTGGAAACACCCAATAAACCCACCTTATTTATACACTCAGCGTTTAGAGCGTTTATATGATTTAGCAAGAATGGTACATGTTGACCATCATTTAGGAGATCTTCAGGAAGTAATGCTAAGACGTATGGGATTAGCTTTAGGATTTACTCCAGGAAACGTAAACCACATTGTAGCAAAAGCACTTTCTCTAGTTGACAAAAAGGTAGATCTAGATACTTTCCTTTTTGAAATGGAGAATATGAACAAATAA
- a CDS encoding HupE/UreJ family protein yields MSQFWIYFQIGLKHVLDINAYDHVLFLIALTVPYTFKDWKRILLLVSVFTIGHTLALILSVFGIIAIKVNIVEFLIPITILITALYHLFTAGKTSKNDSINLVFFITLFFGIIHGLGFSNYFKTILGGSATSKLLPLGEFALGIEAAQLVVVFVVLVISYIVQTVFRFSKRDWALVMSAFIIGVVIPMIIDSPIWNR; encoded by the coding sequence ATGTCACAATTTTGGATTTATTTTCAAATAGGATTAAAACATGTTTTAGATATCAATGCCTACGACCATGTTCTTTTTTTAATTGCCCTAACAGTGCCTTATACTTTTAAGGATTGGAAACGTATTTTGCTACTGGTATCTGTGTTTACAATCGGGCACACATTGGCGTTAATACTTTCTGTTTTTGGAATAATTGCCATAAAAGTGAATATAGTAGAATTCTTAATTCCGATTACAATTTTAATTACCGCTTTATATCATTTATTTACAGCAGGAAAGACCTCAAAAAATGATAGTATAAATCTGGTATTTTTTATAACTTTATTCTTTGGTATTATTCATGGTTTGGGGTTCTCTAATTATTTCAAAACAATCTTAGGAGGATCTGCCACATCAAAATTATTACCTTTAGGAGAGTTTGCTTTAGGAATAGAAGCGGCACAGCTTGTAGTTGTTTTTGTCGTTTTGGTTATATCATATATAGTGCAGACCGTTTTCCGTTTTTCAAAACGTGACTGGGCACTAGTAATGTCGGCTTTCATTATTGGAGTAGTAATTCCAATGATCATTGATAGTCCGATTTGGAACAGATAA
- a CDS encoding deoxycytidylate deaminase, with the protein MEVKKLNKYDKAYLRIATEWSLLSYCKRKQVGAIIVKDRMIISDGYNGTPSGFENCCEDENGLTRWDVLHAEANAILKVARSTQSCEGATLYITLSPCKECSKLIHQSGIKRVVYHTGYRDDSGIQFLLKAGVEVEHIPVLEE; encoded by the coding sequence ATGGAAGTAAAAAAACTAAATAAATACGATAAGGCTTATCTGCGAATCGCCACAGAATGGAGTCTGTTATCGTATTGTAAACGAAAACAAGTTGGAGCCATAATTGTAAAGGACAGAATGATTATTTCTGACGGATACAATGGCACACCATCTGGATTTGAAAATTGCTGCGAAGACGAAAACGGATTAACACGCTGGGACGTTCTGCATGCCGAAGCAAATGCAATATTAAAAGTAGCCAGATCAACACAATCTTGTGAAGGAGCTACTTTATATATTACACTTTCGCCTTGTAAAGAATGCAGTAAATTAATCCATCAATCAGGAATTAAACGTGTAGTGTATCACACTGGTTACCGTGATGATTCTGGGATTCAGTTTTTATTAAAAGCAGGTGTCGAAGTAGAACATATTCCTGTTTTAGAAGAATAA
- a CDS encoding S41 family peptidase, translating to MKFNSKYLPIVIGATFALGTIAGSLMNAPANDQFLAKNYSKTKLNKLIDFINTEYVDSINTDSIVNLTVDNILSKLDPHSVYIPPSEQAEVAESMKGDFVGIGINFYMYKDSVAIIKPVENGPSAKAGLKSGDRILFAGKTKLYGRKLPSDSLFSKLKGLKGSEIELTVFRKSEQKKLKFKIKRDVIPIKSVDASLLIGNNVGYIKINRFAETTFNEFKTGLTKLKQKGIQSLVIDLRDNGGGYMEEAIAIADEFLKDKQLIVFTKSKNGTTEKTFATKAGSFETGKVYVLINENSASASEILAGAIQDNDRGTIVGRRSFGKGLVQREMDFNDGSAVRLTVARYYTPTGRSIQKPYKKGNEEYFKESESRIATGELYAKDSIKVADSLKFKTPKGKIVYGGGGIVPDVFVPMEAEHGNENVAYLLQTGIVGHFVFEELDKDRNAFAGLKFNEFLDKMKNSDSYFKKFKTYIALTGLDLKLDKTKSLVNRYITAEFARQLFGENYYYDVILKDDAMIKTILNPKK from the coding sequence ATGAAATTCAATTCTAAATATCTGCCAATTGTAATAGGAGCGACTTTTGCTCTTGGAACCATAGCTGGAAGTTTAATGAACGCTCCTGCTAACGATCAGTTTTTGGCTAAAAATTACTCTAAAACCAAACTGAATAAACTGATTGATTTTATCAATACAGAATATGTTGACAGCATCAACACTGATTCGATCGTAAATCTTACCGTTGATAATATCCTTTCAAAACTCGATCCGCATTCCGTTTATATTCCGCCAAGCGAACAGGCAGAAGTTGCCGAAAGCATGAAAGGTGATTTTGTTGGAATTGGAATTAATTTCTACATGTACAAAGATTCGGTTGCCATCATAAAACCAGTCGAAAACGGGCCTTCTGCGAAAGCGGGACTAAAATCTGGAGACCGAATTTTATTTGCTGGAAAAACCAAATTATACGGTAGAAAATTACCTTCAGATAGTTTATTCTCTAAATTAAAAGGATTAAAAGGTTCTGAGATCGAACTGACGGTTTTTAGAAAATCGGAACAGAAGAAATTAAAATTTAAAATCAAAAGAGATGTTATTCCAATAAAAAGCGTCGATGCTTCTTTATTGATTGGAAATAATGTTGGATATATAAAAATCAATCGTTTTGCCGAAACTACTTTTAATGAATTTAAAACCGGCTTAACGAAACTAAAACAAAAAGGAATTCAGTCGCTTGTGATCGATCTTCGCGATAATGGCGGAGGTTATATGGAAGAAGCGATTGCAATTGCTGATGAATTCTTAAAAGACAAACAGCTCATCGTTTTCACCAAAAGTAAAAACGGAACTACCGAAAAAACATTTGCTACAAAAGCTGGAAGTTTTGAAACTGGAAAAGTATATGTTTTAATTAACGAAAACAGTGCATCTGCCAGTGAAATTTTGGCTGGAGCTATTCAGGATAACGACCGCGGAACTATTGTTGGGCGTCGTTCTTTTGGAAAAGGACTTGTACAGCGCGAAATGGATTTTAACGACGGATCAGCTGTTCGTTTAACCGTAGCAAGATATTACACACCAACCGGACGTTCGATTCAGAAACCGTATAAAAAAGGAAATGAAGAATATTTTAAGGAATCAGAATCAAGAATTGCAACTGGCGAATTGTATGCAAAAGACAGCATAAAAGTAGCGGATTCTTTAAAATTTAAAACACCAAAAGGAAAAATCGTTTACGGCGGGGGCGGAATCGTTCCGGATGTTTTTGTGCCAATGGAAGCCGAACATGGAAATGAAAATGTAGCCTATCTTCTGCAGACTGGAATCGTAGGTCATTTTGTTTTTGAAGAATTAGACAAAGACCGAAATGCTTTTGCAGGACTCAAATTTAATGAGTTTCTGGATAAAATGAAGAATTCGGATTCGTATTTTAAAAAATTCAAAACTTATATTGCTTTAACAGGTTTAGATTTAAAACTGGACAAAACAAAATCTCTGGTAAATCGATATATTACGGCAGAATTTGCCCGACAGTTGTTTGGTGAAAATTATTATTATGATGTTATTTTAAAAGATGACGCCATGATTAAAACCATTTTGAATCCGAAAAAATAA
- a CDS encoding nuclear transport factor 2 family protein, whose protein sequence is MEKAAIVTAEIELLTAIKTADVEVLDKMLHQDLLFNMPDGQTITKEFDLQSYRSGKMKIDSLEAFDQVINVIDDSAVVAVTISLKGTYDQNPIKGVFRYIRIWKQFNENLKVIAGSCTQLA, encoded by the coding sequence ATGGAAAAAGCTGCAATTGTAACCGCTGAAATCGAACTTTTAACAGCTATTAAAACGGCTGATGTTGAGGTTCTGGATAAAATGTTGCATCAAGATTTACTCTTTAATATGCCCGATGGGCAAACGATTACTAAAGAATTTGATCTGCAGTCCTACCGTTCTGGAAAAATGAAAATTGACAGCTTAGAAGCTTTTGACCAAGTTATTAATGTAATTGATGATTCGGCAGTTGTTGCTGTTACGATTTCATTAAAAGGAACTTACGATCAAAATCCTATTAAGGGCGTTTTTAGATACATTAGGATTTGGAAACAATTTAATGAAAACTTAAAAGTAATTGCCGGAAGTTGTACGCAACTGGCATAA
- a CDS encoding FAD-dependent oxidoreductase, translated as MFDVLIIGGGVSGMSCALVLGSAKNKSFVTDKKIGIFTHQKNSSLQEAIFYNAYGIVPGKLGCELLTESTQDLAVTYPHIEQIPNEKVMQIEGSYPEFTVVTNKNSYKSKNIVVGIGSANTFDIQGLMQFVEPHKKALPEKQRIQLKNEDHKVADGIYVIGTLAGWRSQLAIAAGSGAAVATDILTLWNNGVQTHAHDSIR; from the coding sequence ATGTTTGATGTTTTAATTATCGGCGGTGGAGTATCAGGAATGTCCTGCGCTCTGGTTCTGGGATCAGCAAAAAACAAATCGTTTGTTACCGACAAAAAAATCGGAATATTTACACATCAAAAAAATTCTTCTTTACAAGAAGCGATCTTTTATAACGCTTACGGAATCGTTCCAGGCAAATTAGGTTGTGAATTGCTTACAGAAAGCACTCAGGATCTTGCAGTGACTTATCCGCATATTGAGCAGATTCCAAATGAAAAAGTAATGCAAATTGAGGGTTCTTATCCTGAATTTACGGTAGTAACGAACAAAAACTCGTATAAATCAAAAAATATCGTGGTTGGAATTGGTTCTGCTAATACTTTTGACATCCAAGGCTTGATGCAGTTTGTTGAACCGCATAAAAAAGCTCTTCCTGAAAAACAGCGTATTCAGCTGAAAAACGAAGACCACAAGGTTGCCGACGGTATTTATGTGATTGGAACTTTGGCAGGCTGGAGAAGCCAGTTAGCAATTGCTGCCGGCAGCGGTGCTGCTGTTGCAACAGACATTCTTACTTTATGGAATAATGGCGTGCAAACTCACGCTCACGATAGTATTCGATAA
- a CDS encoding MarC family protein — MLEIDFKEIITVSMVLFAVIDIVGSIPIIVNLRAKVGHIESEKASIVAGAIMIVFLFVGEGLLNLIGIDVHSFAVAGSFVLFFLALEMILGIRIYRDEEPGSASIVPLAFPLIAGAGTMTTLLSLRSQFHTINIIIAIVLNIILVYVVLKSSKKIEDLLGENGLGVVRKTFGVILLAIAVKLFAANVKGLFV; from the coding sequence ATGTTAGAAATCGATTTTAAAGAAATCATTACTGTTAGTATGGTGCTTTTTGCCGTAATTGATATTGTAGGTTCTATTCCGATTATTGTGAATTTAAGAGCAAAAGTTGGACACATCGAATCTGAAAAAGCATCTATCGTTGCTGGCGCCATTATGATTGTTTTTCTTTTTGTTGGAGAAGGATTATTGAATTTAATTGGTATCGATGTTCACTCGTTTGCCGTTGCCGGATCGTTTGTATTGTTCTTTCTTGCTCTGGAAATGATTTTAGGAATAAGAATTTACCGCGACGAAGAGCCAGGCTCTGCTTCTATCGTTCCATTGGCATTTCCACTTATTGCCGGAGCCGGAACTATGACTACTTTATTATCATTGCGTTCGCAATTTCACACCATTAATATAATCATTGCAATTGTACTGAATATTATTCTGGTTTATGTGGTTTTGAAGTCTTCTAAAAAGATAGAAGATTTGTTGGGTGAAAATGGACTTGGAGTAGTTCGTAAGACGTTTGGAGTGATACTTTTAGCAATTGCTGTTAAATTATTCGCTGCTAATGTTAAAGGTTTGTTTGTCTAA
- a CDS encoding DUF3109 family protein — protein sequence MFQLGKTIISEDILEKEFVCNLSACKGACCVDGDAGAPLNEAETKILEEIYPKVKPFLRKEGIEAIEAQGTWVTGTDGDLETPLIDNKDCAYVIFDGKTALCGIEQAYNQGVVDWKKPVSCHLYPIRVKDFTEFAAVNYDRWDICDDACSLGKELEVPVYKFVKEALIRRFGEDWYMELEKVAEELKNS from the coding sequence ATGTTTCAGTTAGGTAAAACGATTATTTCAGAAGACATTCTGGAAAAAGAATTTGTGTGCAACTTGTCTGCTTGCAAAGGGGCTTGTTGTGTTGATGGAGATGCGGGCGCGCCTTTAAATGAGGCTGAAACGAAAATCTTAGAAGAAATTTATCCGAAAGTAAAACCCTTTTTACGGAAAGAAGGAATTGAAGCAATCGAAGCTCAGGGAACTTGGGTAACAGGAACCGATGGCGATCTTGAAACTCCTCTTATAGATAATAAAGATTGTGCGTATGTCATTTTTGATGGTAAAACAGCGCTTTGCGGAATTGAGCAGGCATACAACCAAGGAGTTGTTGACTGGAAAAAACCCGTTTCGTGTCATTTATATCCAATTCGAGTAAAAGACTTCACAGAATTTGCTGCGGTTAATTATGACCGATGGGATATTTGTGATGATGCCTGTTCTTTAGGAAAAGAATTAGAAGTTCCAGTGTATAAATTTGTTAAAGAAGCGCTCATTCGACGCTTTGGAGAAGACTGGTATATGGAACTTGAAAAAGTAGCCGAAGAACTTAAAAATTCGTAA
- a CDS encoding ribonucleotide-diphosphate reductase subunit beta gives MSQIEPILQENKNRFVIFPIKHHDIWEWYKKMEASFWTAEEIDLHQDLTDWNNKLNDDERYFIKHILAFFAASDGIVNENLAENFVNEVQYAEAKFFYGFQIMMENIHSETYSLLIDTYVKDEAEKTELFNALEVFPAIAKKGEWALKWIESDSFAERLIAFAAVEGIFFSGAFCSIYWLKKRGLMPGLTFSNELISRDEGVHCDFAVHLHNHHLVNKVPKDRIKEIIVDALDIERQFVTESLPVSLIGMNAALMTQYLEFVADRLLVELGCERVYGSANPFDFMDMISLQGKTNFFEKRVAEYQKSGVMNTDSDAQKISFDADF, from the coding sequence ATGTCGCAAATAGAGCCAATCTTACAAGAAAATAAAAATCGTTTCGTCATTTTTCCTATCAAACATCATGATATTTGGGAATGGTATAAAAAAATGGAAGCTAGTTTCTGGACTGCTGAAGAAATTGATTTGCACCAAGACTTGACTGATTGGAATAACAAACTTAATGACGACGAGAGATATTTTATTAAACACATTTTAGCATTTTTTGCTGCGTCTGACGGAATCGTAAATGAAAACCTTGCCGAGAATTTTGTTAACGAGGTTCAATATGCCGAAGCGAAGTTTTTTTATGGGTTTCAAATCATGATGGAGAATATTCATAGTGAGACGTATTCTTTATTAATCGATACTTATGTAAAAGACGAAGCAGAAAAAACAGAATTGTTTAATGCTTTAGAAGTATTCCCTGCAATTGCTAAAAAAGGAGAATGGGCTTTAAAATGGATCGAGTCAGATTCATTTGCTGAAAGACTTATTGCTTTTGCTGCCGTTGAAGGAATCTTTTTCTCAGGTGCTTTCTGTTCAATTTATTGGTTGAAAAAACGTGGTTTAATGCCAGGTTTAACATTCTCTAATGAATTGATTTCTCGTGACGAAGGCGTACATTGTGATTTTGCAGTTCACCTGCACAATCACCACTTAGTAAACAAAGTGCCAAAAGATAGAATTAAAGAAATCATTGTTGATGCTTTAGATATCGAAAGACAGTTTGTTACAGAATCTCTTCCGGTAAGTTTAATTGGAATGAATGCAGCTTTAATGACACAATATTTAGAATTTGTTGCAGACAGATTGTTAGTAGAATTAGGTTGCGAGCGTGTGTATGGATCAGCGAATCCGTTTGATTTCATGGATATGATTTCTCTTCAAGGAAAAACTAATTTCTTTGAAAAACGTGTTGCAGAGTATCAAAAATCAGGTGTTATGAACACCGACAGCGATGCCCAGAAAATTTCATTTGATGCAGATTTTTAG
- a CDS encoding ribonucleoside-diphosphate reductase subunit alpha — protein sequence MYVVKRDGHREPVMFDKITERIKKLCYGLNELVDPVKVAMRVIEGLYDGVSTSELDNLAAETAASMTIAHPDYAQLAARVAISNLHSNTKKSFSETMKDMYNYVNPRNGQEAPLIADDVYKVIQENAAFLDSHIIYTRDFNYDYFGFKTLERSYLLKINGKIVERPQHMLMRVSVGIHLDDLKSVIETYDLMSKKFFTHATPTLFNAGTPKPQMSSCFLLAMQDDSIDGIYDTLKQTAKISQSAGGIGLSIHNVRATGSYIRGTNGTSNGIVPMLRVFNDTARYVDQGGGKRKGSFAIYIETWHADIFEFLDLKKNTGKEEMRARDLFFAMWTSDLFMKRVQEDSTWTLMCPNECPGLYDVYGEEFEALYTDYEFRGKGRKTIRARELWEKILESQIETGTPYMLYKDAANRKSNHKNLGTIRSSNLCTEIMEFTSKDEIAVCNLASISLPMFIENGQFDHQALYNVTKRVTRNLNKVIDRNYYPVKEAENSNMRHRPVGLGVQGLADAFIMLRMPFTSDEAKKLNQEIFETLYFAAVTASMEMAKEEGPYSTFEGSPMSQGEFQHNMWGMKDEELSGRWDWASLRKEVMEHGVRNSLLVAPMPTASTSQILGNNEAFEPYTSNIYTRRVLSGEFIVVNKHLLEDLVKLGLWNESLKQEIMRHNGSVQNIDIIPQDLKDLYKTVWEMSMKDIIDMSRQRGYFIDQSQSLNLFMQDANYSKLTSMHFYAWQSGLKTGMYYLRTKAAVDAIKFTLNNDKKEETAPSLVQESEAISVEDYKAMLLKAQAADPEDCEMCGS from the coding sequence ATGTATGTAGTAAAAAGAGATGGCCACAGAGAGCCCGTAATGTTTGATAAGATTACAGAAAGAATCAAAAAATTGTGTTACGGCTTAAATGAGCTTGTAGATCCTGTTAAGGTAGCCATGAGAGTTATCGAAGGATTGTATGATGGGGTTTCTACTTCTGAATTAGATAATCTTGCGGCAGAAACTGCTGCTTCTATGACTATTGCGCATCCTGATTATGCACAATTAGCAGCTCGTGTGGCAATTTCAAATTTACACTCAAATACTAAAAAATCTTTCTCGGAAACGATGAAAGACATGTATAATTATGTAAATCCAAGAAATGGACAAGAAGCTCCATTAATTGCTGATGATGTATACAAAGTAATTCAGGAAAATGCTGCATTTCTAGATTCTCACATTATTTATACAAGAGATTTTAATTACGATTACTTTGGTTTTAAAACCTTAGAGCGTTCTTATCTTCTTAAAATAAACGGAAAAATCGTAGAGCGTCCGCAGCACATGTTAATGCGTGTTTCTGTTGGTATTCACTTAGATGATTTAAAATCAGTAATTGAAACGTACGATTTAATGTCAAAAAAGTTCTTTACGCACGCAACGCCAACGTTGTTCAATGCAGGAACTCCAAAACCTCAAATGTCTTCTTGTTTCCTTTTGGCAATGCAGGACGATAGTATTGATGGTATTTACGATACATTAAAACAAACAGCAAAAATCTCGCAGTCAGCAGGAGGAATTGGACTTTCTATTCATAACGTTCGTGCAACTGGATCATATATTCGTGGAACGAACGGAACTTCAAACGGAATTGTTCCAATGTTAAGAGTGTTCAACGATACGGCTCGCTATGTAGATCAAGGTGGTGGAAAACGTAAAGGAAGTTTTGCGATTTATATCGAAACTTGGCATGCTGATATCTTTGAATTCTTGGATTTAAAGAAAAACACAGGAAAAGAAGAAATGCGTGCGAGAGATTTATTCTTCGCCATGTGGACTTCAGATTTATTCATGAAACGTGTTCAGGAAGATTCAACTTGGACTTTAATGTGTCCAAACGAATGTCCAGGATTATATGATGTTTACGGAGAAGAATTCGAAGCATTATACACAGATTATGAATTTAGAGGAAAAGGAAGAAAAACAATCCGTGCTCGTGAATTATGGGAGAAAATCCTAGAATCTCAAATCGAGACTGGAACGCCATATATGTTGTACAAAGATGCAGCAAACCGTAAATCGAACCACAAGAATTTAGGAACTATCCGTTCTTCAAACTTGTGTACAGAGATTATGGAGTTTACTTCTAAAGATGAAATTGCAGTTTGTAACTTAGCTTCAATCTCATTGCCAATGTTCATTGAAAACGGACAATTCGATCACCAAGCACTTTACAATGTTACAAAACGCGTAACTCGTAACCTGAACAAAGTAATCGATAGAAACTACTATCCAGTAAAAGAAGCTGAAAACTCAAACATGCGTCACCGTCCGGTTGGATTAGGAGTGCAAGGTTTAGCAGATGCTTTTATCATGTTGCGTATGCCTTTTACAAGTGATGAGGCTAAAAAATTAAACCAAGAAATTTTTGAAACATTATACTTCGCTGCTGTAACTGCCTCTATGGAAATGGCAAAAGAAGAAGGACCATATTCAACTTTCGAAGGTTCTCCAATGTCACAAGGAGAATTTCAGCACAATATGTGGGGAATGAAAGACGAAGAATTATCAGGTCGTTGGGACTGGGCTTCCTTAAGAAAAGAAGTTATGGAGCATGGAGTTCGTAACTCTTTATTAGTGGCACCAATGCCAACAGCTTCAACTTCTCAGATTTTAGGAAACAACGAAGCTTTCGAACCATATACTTCAAACATTTATACGCGTCGTGTATTGTCTGGAGAGTTCATCGTAGTAAACAAACATTTACTGGAAGATTTAGTAAAATTAGGTTTATGGAACGAGTCATTGAAGCAAGAAATTATGCGTCATAATGGATCTGTTCAAAATATTGACATTATTCCGCAAGACTTAAAAGACCTTTACAAAACAGTTTGGGAAATGTCAATGAAAGATATTATCGATATGTCTCGTCAAAGAGGTTACTTCATTGATCAATCTCAGTCATTGAACTTGTTCATGCAAGATGCAAACTATTCTAAACTGACTTCAATGCACTTCTATGCTTGGCAGTCTGGTTTAAAAACAGGAATGTATTACCTAAGAACAAAAGCGGCTGTGGATGCGATTAAATTCACATTAAACAACGATAAAAAAGAAGAAACGGCGCCTTCTTTAGTTCAAGAAAGTGAAGCAATCAGCGTTGAAGATTACAAAGCAATGTTATTAAAAGCACAAGCTGCAGATCCAGAGGATTGCGAAATGTGTGGCTCTTAA
- a CDS encoding imm11 family protein, translated as MDIYKIGSDYENYRFLIPFDDNGLTSTDGTSLIKNWKSCNYFLFKDPKKKTDTRKIDFKASCYHSGVLMIEENYKDIFTKLSEESIEYLKINTPELNDSFYIANIIKSVETIEYEGISHEDFMNSFKNGTMKFKLENILNKEIFRDKRFSSFYFCTQKFIDKINEINITGLKFTNAGIAF; from the coding sequence ATGGATATTTACAAAATTGGGTCTGACTATGAGAATTATAGGTTCTTAATTCCGTTTGATGATAATGGATTAACAAGCACTGACGGCACATCTTTAATTAAGAATTGGAAATCGTGCAATTACTTTTTATTTAAAGATCCTAAAAAGAAAACTGACACACGGAAAATTGATTTCAAAGCCAGCTGCTACCATTCAGGAGTATTGATGATTGAAGAAAACTATAAAGACATTTTCACTAAACTCTCTGAAGAAAGTATTGAATATTTAAAGATCAACACTCCTGAGCTTAATGATTCTTTTTATATAGCCAATATAATCAAATCAGTTGAAACTATAGAATATGAAGGAATTTCGCACGAAGATTTTATGAATTCATTTAAAAATGGTACGATGAAATTTAAACTCGAGAACATTCTCAATAAAGAAATTTTTCGAGACAAAAGATTCAGCTCTTTTTATTTTTGCACACAAAAATTTATCGACAAAATAAATGAAATCAATATAACTGGTTTGAAATTTACAAATGCTGGTATAGCTTTTTAA
- a CDS encoding prephenate dehydratase: MTTKIAIQGIKGSFHHQVVKEYFSENVEIDECLSFEELIDSLIAGKSDQAVMAIENSIAGPIIPNYALIDKNNLHIIGEHYLNIQQNLMALKGQKIEDIREVHSHPMALLQCMDFLKQYPNIKLVEDKDTAETARRIQENRLTGIAAIASVTASEMYDLDIIASSIQTIKNNMTRFVIIKKQNSFLPESEINRASVKFELDHKRGSLAAVLNVMSDCKLNLTKIQSLPKIETPWKYSFFVDVTFEKYEDFAKAKALLNIMAEYFKVLGEYKNTRP, from the coding sequence ATGACAACGAAAATTGCAATACAAGGTATTAAAGGATCATTTCATCATCAGGTTGTGAAAGAGTATTTCTCTGAAAATGTGGAAATTGATGAATGCTTATCTTTTGAAGAATTGATCGACAGCCTTATTGCCGGAAAATCTGATCAAGCTGTAATGGCGATCGAAAACTCGATTGCTGGCCCGATTATCCCGAATTATGCCTTGATCGACAAGAATAATTTGCACATTATTGGAGAGCATTATTTGAATATTCAGCAGAATTTAATGGCTTTAAAAGGTCAGAAAATTGAAGATATCAGAGAAGTTCATTCGCACCCAATGGCACTTTTACAGTGTATGGATTTCTTGAAACAATATCCAAATATCAAATTGGTTGAGGATAAAGATACAGCAGAAACAGCAAGAAGAATTCAGGAAAACCGATTAACCGGAATTGCTGCCATTGCGAGTGTAACGGCTTCAGAAATGTACGATCTTGATATTATTGCATCATCGATTCAAACGATCAAAAACAATATGACTCGTTTCGTAATCATTAAAAAGCAAAATTCATTTTTGCCAGAAAGCGAAATCAACAGAGCTTCTGTCAAATTTGAATTAGATCATAAAAGAGGAAGCTTAGCAGCAGTTTTGAATGTAATGAGCGACTGCAAACTGAATTTGACAAAAATCCAGTCGCTTCCAAAAATAGAAACACCTTGGAAATATTCATTCTTCGTTGACGTAACATTCGAGAAATACGAAGATTTTGCAAAAGCCAAAGCGTTATTAAACATAATGGCAGAATATTTTAAAGTGTTGGGAGAATATAAAAATACGAGACCTTAA